In Phycisphaeraceae bacterium, a genomic segment contains:
- a CDS encoding biliverdin-producing heme oxygenase: protein MALPQMLREDTRELHTYAEKRPLQVEFVTGRTTRTRLASYLSQLAHIHKALEDAIGTHANHEAIAPLAQHTAQHSGRLSNDVAVLDPDGSRAPMPGTQALIATLHQNAQRDPATAAGSLYVLEGSMNGNRFIARALSKALQLSPALPGLSYFDPYGEGQPAKWAAFREALDAVPQPHWASVVAGAEFMFRAIADVSDEVHASLADTPAAV from the coding sequence ATGGCCCTGCCGCAAATGCTCCGCGAAGACACCCGCGAACTGCACACATATGCCGAAAAACGACCCCTCCAAGTCGAGTTCGTCACCGGCCGAACGACACGCACCCGACTGGCTTCCTACCTGTCGCAGCTCGCGCACATTCACAAGGCCCTCGAAGATGCCATCGGCACTCACGCAAACCATGAAGCCATCGCTCCGCTGGCACAGCACACCGCTCAGCACTCAGGTCGATTGAGTAACGATGTCGCCGTGCTCGATCCCGATGGCTCGCGGGCACCGATGCCGGGCACGCAGGCGCTCATCGCAACGCTGCACCAGAACGCCCAGCGCGATCCTGCAACCGCTGCGGGCTCGCTGTACGTCCTCGAAGGCAGCATGAACGGCAACCGCTTCATCGCTCGCGCTCTGTCAAAGGCCCTTCAACTCTCCCCCGCGCTCCCCGGCCTGTCCTACTTCGACCCATACGGCGAAGGGCAGCCCGCCAAGTGGGCAGCCTTCCGCGAGGCGCTCGATGCAGTTCCCCAGCCCCATTGGGCTTCGGTCGTCGCAGGCGCAGAGTTCATGTTCCGCGCGATCGCGGATGTCAGCGATGAAGTTCACGCTTCGCTCGCCGACACTCCCGCAGCCGTTTAA
- a CDS encoding GNAT family N-acetyltransferase — MTGAAPLEAVVIETARLRLRRLAERDIAGFAALADDPLVYATTLRLPSPYRAEHARAYMEMQRAGLAAGDHLLLTIALKDEDTAIGSIGLTIDHGNNRAEIGFWIGTPYWNRGLTTEAAAALVGYGFERLGLNRIWGGHFAGNEASGRVQRKIGMKPEGILRQCLCKNGTYHDDVVHAVLREEFEPRVAWSAKPADEAAGGRRGG, encoded by the coding sequence ATGACCGGGGCTGCTCCGCTCGAAGCCGTGGTGATCGAGACAGCGCGGCTGCGGCTGCGCAGGCTCGCCGAGCGCGACATCGCAGGGTTTGCGGCTCTGGCCGATGACCCGCTGGTGTACGCCACCACGCTGCGCCTGCCGAGCCCGTATCGCGCCGAGCACGCCAGAGCGTACATGGAGATGCAGCGTGCGGGGCTGGCGGCGGGCGACCACCTGCTGCTGACGATCGCGCTCAAGGATGAAGACACGGCCATCGGCTCGATCGGGCTGACGATCGACCACGGCAACAACAGAGCGGAGATCGGGTTCTGGATCGGAACGCCGTACTGGAATCGCGGGCTGACGACCGAAGCAGCCGCGGCGCTCGTGGGCTATGGCTTTGAGCGGCTTGGTCTCAACCGGATCTGGGGCGGGCATTTCGCGGGCAACGAGGCGTCGGGGAGAGTCCAGCGCAAGATCGGGATGAAACCGGAGGGAATCCTGCGCCAGTGCCTGTGCAAGAACGGAACCTATCACGATGATGTCGTGCATGCGGTGCTGCGCGAGGAGTTTGAGCCGCGTGTGGCATGGAGCGCGAAGCCAGCGGATGAAGCAGCTGGCGGGCGCAGAGGAGGATGA
- a CDS encoding ACP S-malonyltransferase has protein sequence MSRVLLCPGQGAQVVGMGRAWAGASAEALRVFEEADAILGDRLGASISCLCFDGPVERLNQTDVSQPAIFVSSMASLAGLCAAWGVSPGELNLAATAGLSLGEYTALCAAGAMSFEAGLELVTLRGRAMQDAAEAQASGMVALIGAEEKHAVILCERASGGEVLVPANFNAPGQVVVSGTAGACDRAEKVAAEMGLRAARLAVAGAFHSPLMAPAAKRLAEALEQTEIIAPRCTVLSNVTGRPHEAEAGSTIAESIRRRLVEQLTHSVRWADDCVWLAGERAGSEFHELSPGKTLAGLMRRIDRNVKVETHDEPS, from the coding sequence ATGAGCCGAGTCTTGCTTTGCCCGGGTCAGGGCGCACAGGTTGTGGGGATGGGTCGAGCGTGGGCCGGCGCGAGCGCCGAAGCCCTGCGTGTGTTTGAGGAAGCGGATGCGATTCTGGGCGATCGGCTCGGGGCAAGCATTTCTTGCTTGTGCTTTGATGGACCGGTCGAACGGCTCAACCAGACGGATGTGAGCCAGCCGGCGATTTTCGTGTCGTCGATGGCGTCGCTGGCTGGGTTGTGTGCAGCGTGGGGTGTGAGCCCGGGGGAACTGAATCTTGCGGCCACGGCGGGGTTGAGTCTGGGCGAGTACACGGCGTTGTGCGCCGCCGGAGCGATGAGTTTCGAGGCGGGGCTGGAACTTGTGACGCTGCGCGGGCGGGCGATGCAGGACGCGGCCGAGGCGCAGGCGAGCGGGATGGTGGCGTTGATCGGGGCTGAGGAAAAGCACGCGGTGATCCTGTGCGAACGAGCGAGCGGGGGAGAAGTGCTGGTGCCCGCGAACTTCAACGCGCCGGGGCAGGTCGTGGTGAGCGGAACCGCGGGGGCGTGTGATCGGGCGGAAAAGGTTGCGGCGGAGATGGGACTGCGCGCGGCGCGGCTGGCGGTCGCGGGGGCGTTTCACAGCCCGCTGATGGCACCGGCAGCCAAGCGGCTTGCTGAAGCGCTCGAACAGACAGAAATCATTGCGCCTCGGTGCACGGTGCTGTCGAATGTGACGGGGCGGCCGCATGAAGCGGAAGCGGGTTCTACGATTGCAGAGTCGATCCGCAGGCGTCTGGTGGAGCAGTTGACCCATTCGGTTCGCTGGGCGGACGATTGTGTGTGGCTTGCCGGGGAGCGTGCGGGGAGCGAGTTTCATGAACTTTCTCCGGGCAAGACGCTGGCGGGCCTGATGAGACGAATCGATCGAAACGTGAAAGTGGAGACCCATGATGAGCCTTCATAA
- the fabG gene encoding 3-oxoacyl-[acyl-carrier-protein] reductase, with translation MTPVQSSEKRVAIVTGASRGIGRAIALRLALSGQRHVVLVSRSAGPLNDLKAEIEAQGGSASVRAVDVGDGKSLASMIDSVVEELGRLDILVNNAGVTRDNLVLRMSDEEWDEVLSTNLRSAFVAIRAAARPMMKGRFGRICSIASTSGVIGNAGQANYAASKAGLIGLSKSVARELGGKGITCNVIAPGFVQTDMTASLPAPVIEHIKSAMSVRELGTPEDIAAAVAYVTSDDAGYLTGQVICVDGGLTMC, from the coding sequence ATGACACCAGTGCAATCGAGCGAGAAGCGTGTGGCGATCGTGACAGGTGCGAGCCGTGGTATCGGGCGGGCGATCGCACTTCGGCTGGCGCTGTCGGGCCAGAGGCATGTGGTGCTTGTGAGTCGATCGGCCGGGCCTCTGAATGATCTCAAAGCCGAGATCGAGGCGCAGGGTGGTTCGGCGAGCGTGCGCGCGGTGGATGTGGGTGACGGCAAGTCGCTGGCATCGATGATTGATTCAGTGGTCGAAGAACTCGGACGGCTTGATATTCTCGTCAACAACGCGGGTGTGACGCGCGACAATCTTGTCTTGCGCATGAGCGACGAGGAATGGGACGAAGTGCTCAGCACAAACCTGCGGTCGGCATTTGTGGCAATTCGTGCGGCGGCCAGGCCGATGATGAAGGGGCGCTTTGGGCGCATCTGCAGCATCGCTTCGACCTCGGGTGTGATCGGGAACGCGGGCCAGGCGAACTACGCAGCGTCAAAGGCCGGGCTGATCGGGCTGAGCAAGTCTGTGGCGCGGGAGCTTGGGGGCAAGGGCATTACATGCAACGTGATCGCGCCCGGGTTTGTGCAGACAGACATGACGGCGAGTTTGCCCGCGCCAGTGATTGAGCACATCAAGAGCGCGATGAGTGTGCGCGAATTGGGCACGCCTGAAGACATCGCAGCTGCGGTTGCGTATGTCACGAGTGACGACGCGGGATACCTGACGGGTCAGGTGATCTGCGTTGATGGCGGGCTGACGATGTGCTGA
- a CDS encoding family 78 glycoside hydrolase catalytic domain, with protein MRNISWSGIAQMAVLFAAVLCGSSASAQIVAETLRCEYLTDPLAIEEPKPRLSWTLRAHDRGQWQTAYRVVVASSKENLAGGNWDVWDSGRVESSQTAHVEFGGRVLVSRERCFWKVMAWDRDGAAGPWSEVAFWEMGLLRPEDWVAQWIEAEPRAIDIEIVKAEYCTLDGSVRRDVTALVASLVAKGESWTASNEALGGDPAYGVRKRLEVRCRIGEAEVIAHCAENARVMLPQHRYPYLRRTFEVDRSVRSARLYATALGVYEMQINGQRVGDHHLAPGWTDYRKRVRYQVFDVTEQLKTGDNVIGAMVGPGWFAGRAGLFHARAFYGSTPALLAQLEVTYEDGSVERVVTDGLWRRHDGPLLAADLMDGETHDATAEIVEWSTPAVSDAAWETVQTREENRTLVTEVDQPVRVVALLPARSVTEPIAGRYTFDLGQNMVGVVRLRVTAPRGTVITIRHAEMLNPDGTIYTANLRGAAATDVYICRGDGVEEWQPRFTFHGFRYVELEGLPTEPGLGTVTGMVLATDLPEAGTFACSDDALNQLHSNIVWGFRGNALSIPTDCPQRDERMGWMGDAQVFAPTAAYITDVAAFMSKWMTDVRDAQRADGAHADVAPVMHGLNYGTPAWGDAGTIVPWSVYQAFGDTRILERNIESMVRWVEWSHQNSTDLIRDKARGNDYGDWLSVNANTPKDLIGTAYFAHSTDITARALRVLGRDAEAEEHEQLFDSIRAAFARRYIDSDGRVAGQTQCGYLLALRFGLVPQDLREAAFGHLVHDLESRDWHLSTGFVGVSHLLAVLSEGGRDDLAYRLLMQDTFPSWLFSVRHGATTIWERWDGWTPEGGVHPDPGMNSFNHFAFGSCGAWMYEAVGGIARPSGEAGFARLEVRPRVEGPLDWVRASHNSIQGRIETEWRRDGERLMLSVTVPVNTTARVLIPADAASDVLESGVALVDAPGVEMLGREAGAVVVRVGSGRYDFVSRIR; from the coding sequence ATGAGGAATATCTCTTGGTCGGGGATTGCGCAGATGGCGGTGCTCTTTGCAGCTGTGTTGTGCGGGTCGTCGGCGAGCGCCCAGATTGTGGCAGAGACATTGCGATGCGAGTATCTGACCGATCCGCTGGCGATTGAAGAGCCCAAGCCCCGACTGAGTTGGACGCTTCGTGCGCACGATCGCGGGCAATGGCAGACCGCCTATCGCGTGGTTGTTGCTTCAAGCAAGGAGAACCTGGCGGGCGGCAACTGGGACGTGTGGGACTCGGGTCGAGTCGAATCGAGCCAGACTGCGCATGTCGAGTTTGGCGGGCGGGTTCTGGTCTCGCGCGAACGTTGTTTCTGGAAGGTGATGGCGTGGGATCGTGACGGCGCGGCGGGGCCTTGGAGCGAGGTCGCGTTTTGGGAGATGGGTTTGCTGCGGCCAGAAGACTGGGTCGCGCAATGGATCGAAGCGGAGCCTCGCGCGATCGATATCGAAATCGTCAAGGCGGAGTACTGCACGCTCGATGGCAGCGTTCGGCGCGATGTGACGGCGTTGGTCGCCTCGCTGGTTGCCAAAGGCGAGTCATGGACGGCGAGCAACGAGGCGCTGGGCGGAGATCCGGCGTATGGCGTGCGCAAGCGGCTGGAAGTGAGGTGTCGAATCGGTGAGGCCGAGGTTATTGCACATTGCGCGGAGAACGCGCGCGTCATGTTGCCGCAACATCGGTATCCATATTTGCGCAGGACGTTTGAGGTGGATCGTTCGGTGCGCAGCGCGAGGTTGTACGCTACGGCGCTGGGTGTCTATGAGATGCAGATCAACGGCCAGCGTGTCGGCGATCATCACCTTGCGCCGGGCTGGACCGACTACCGCAAGCGAGTGCGATATCAGGTGTTTGATGTGACGGAACAGTTGAAGACAGGTGACAACGTGATTGGCGCAATGGTTGGCCCGGGGTGGTTCGCGGGGCGAGCGGGGCTGTTTCACGCTCGGGCTTTCTATGGCTCGACTCCTGCACTGCTGGCTCAACTGGAAGTGACTTATGAGGACGGCTCAGTCGAACGTGTGGTCACTGACGGCTTGTGGCGTCGTCACGACGGCCCTCTACTGGCTGCCGACCTTATGGATGGCGAGACGCATGATGCGACGGCGGAGATTGTCGAGTGGTCGACGCCAGCGGTGAGCGATGCAGCGTGGGAGACTGTGCAGACGCGCGAGGAGAACCGCACGCTCGTGACTGAGGTCGATCAGCCGGTGCGAGTGGTGGCGTTGCTGCCGGCGAGATCGGTGACTGAACCGATTGCGGGGCGGTATACGTTTGATCTGGGGCAGAATATGGTCGGCGTCGTGCGGCTGCGTGTTACTGCGCCGCGTGGGACTGTGATCACGATTCGACATGCGGAGATGCTCAATCCAGACGGAACGATCTATACCGCTAACCTGCGTGGTGCCGCGGCTACGGATGTGTATATCTGTCGTGGTGATGGTGTCGAGGAGTGGCAGCCTCGGTTCACGTTTCACGGGTTTCGCTATGTTGAGTTGGAGGGCCTGCCCACCGAGCCTGGGCTCGGCACAGTGACGGGCATGGTGCTTGCCACCGATCTGCCGGAGGCTGGAACATTTGCGTGCTCGGATGACGCTTTGAATCAGCTGCACTCAAATATTGTGTGGGGGTTCAGGGGCAATGCGTTGAGTATTCCGACGGACTGTCCGCAGCGAGACGAACGTATGGGATGGATGGGTGATGCCCAGGTCTTTGCGCCCACGGCTGCGTACATCACCGATGTGGCAGCCTTCATGTCCAAGTGGATGACGGACGTGCGCGATGCACAGCGTGCGGATGGTGCGCATGCTGATGTAGCGCCAGTGATGCATGGGCTCAACTACGGCACACCTGCGTGGGGCGACGCGGGCACCATTGTGCCCTGGTCTGTGTATCAGGCCTTTGGTGACACTCGCATTCTGGAACGCAATATCGAGTCGATGGTCCGCTGGGTCGAATGGAGTCATCAGAACAGTACGGATCTCATTCGCGACAAGGCGCGTGGCAATGACTATGGCGACTGGCTGAGCGTCAATGCGAATACGCCTAAGGACCTGATCGGTACCGCGTACTTCGCTCACTCGACCGACATTACGGCTCGTGCGCTGCGTGTGCTCGGGCGCGATGCTGAGGCTGAGGAGCATGAGCAACTCTTCGACTCGATTCGTGCAGCGTTTGCAAGACGCTACATCGACAGCGACGGTCGCGTAGCGGGGCAGACGCAGTGCGGGTATCTGCTTGCGCTGCGATTCGGGCTTGTGCCTCAAGATTTGCGCGAGGCGGCATTCGGTCATCTTGTGCACGACCTTGAGTCTCGTGACTGGCATCTATCGACGGGTTTTGTCGGCGTATCGCACCTGCTTGCGGTGCTGTCCGAGGGCGGGCGCGATGATCTTGCGTATCGCCTGTTGATGCAGGATACATTTCCGTCGTGGCTCTTCTCGGTTCGGCATGGTGCGACAACGATCTGGGAGCGGTGGGACGGCTGGACGCCGGAGGGGGGAGTCCATCCGGATCCTGGAATGAACTCGTTCAATCACTTCGCGTTCGGCTCTTGTGGCGCGTGGATGTATGAGGCGGTGGGGGGCATCGCGCGCCCGAGCGGAGAGGCAGGTTTTGCTCGCCTTGAGGTTCGGCCGCGCGTGGAAGGGCCATTGGATTGGGTGCGCGCGAGTCACAATTCGATTCAGGGCCGAATCGAGACAGAATGGCGGCGCGATGGAGAGCGACTGATGCTCAGCGTGACTGTGCCGGTGAACACGACAGCGCGCGTGCTGATTCCTGCCGATGCGGCGAGCGATGTGCTCGAATCAGGTGTAGCGCTCGTCGATGCGCCGGGTGTCGAGATGCTTGGGCGCGAGGCTGGCGCGGTCGTGGTGCGTGTCGGGTCGGGGCGGTACGACTTCGTTTCGCGGATTCGATGA
- the typA gene encoding translational GTPase TypA yields the protein MPATPDTVSSLRNVAIIAHVDHGKTSLVDQLLKQSGNFRAGELEKLAGGQHDLIMDSNPLERERGITILAKNCAVTYVAEDGRPYRINIIDTPGHADFGGEVERVLHMADGCLLVVDAYEGPMPQTRFVLGKALAAGLKPVVLVNKCDRPDGDPDRVVSEVLDLLIALGAEDDSILDFPVVYASARDGWSSNTWPATEKVDLRPVFEAIVKHVPHPDVYIEKPLRMQITTLDYSDYVGRIGVGRVYQGTIRVGEPIVVIKHQPDGSTTTARAKIVTLQGFSGLSKVDRNRIEAGDLCALSGIDDLDIGDTICDPDHPDPMDAVIVDEPTISMTFRINDSPLSGKDGQYVTSRQIRARLERELEHNVALRVAPGRGSDEFVVSGRGVLHLGILLETMRREGFELSIGRPIVIEREIDGVLCEPVEEVVVDCPEATVGSVMQLVGERKGNLRKMESRTDGIAHCVFEMTSRSLIGLRGRVLNATQGEAIMHHTFERFEPVSSERLRRINGVMIATEGGQVTHYACELLHERGVLFVRPGDQVYAGQVVGEHNRDTDIPVNICRLKHLSNVRNANKEATVTLKAPRELSLEQALEYIEDDELVELTPRVVRLRKAILDEGTRRRAERSARDRANS from the coding sequence ATGCCTGCCACCCCGGACACTGTTTCATCGCTGCGCAATGTCGCCATTATCGCGCACGTCGACCACGGCAAAACATCGCTTGTGGACCAACTGCTCAAGCAGTCCGGTAACTTTCGCGCAGGCGAGCTCGAAAAACTCGCCGGGGGTCAGCACGACCTCATCATGGATTCCAACCCCCTCGAACGCGAACGCGGCATCACCATTCTTGCCAAAAACTGCGCCGTCACATATGTAGCCGAAGACGGCCGACCGTACCGAATCAACATCATCGACACCCCCGGCCACGCCGACTTCGGCGGCGAAGTCGAGCGCGTCCTGCATATGGCAGACGGTTGCCTCCTTGTCGTGGACGCCTACGAAGGCCCCATGCCACAGACTCGCTTCGTGCTCGGCAAAGCCCTCGCAGCCGGACTCAAGCCCGTCGTTCTCGTCAACAAATGCGATAGACCCGACGGCGACCCCGACCGCGTCGTCAGCGAAGTTCTCGACCTCCTCATCGCCCTCGGTGCTGAAGACGACTCCATCCTCGACTTTCCCGTCGTCTATGCCTCGGCTCGCGACGGCTGGTCCTCCAACACCTGGCCCGCAACCGAGAAGGTCGATCTCCGCCCCGTCTTCGAAGCCATCGTCAAGCACGTCCCTCATCCCGATGTCTACATCGAAAAGCCCCTCCGCATGCAGATCACCACGCTCGACTACTCCGACTATGTCGGACGAATCGGCGTCGGACGCGTGTATCAAGGCACAATCCGTGTCGGCGAGCCCATCGTGGTCATCAAGCATCAGCCCGATGGATCCACCACAACCGCGCGCGCCAAGATCGTGACGCTCCAAGGCTTCAGCGGCCTGTCCAAGGTCGATCGCAACCGCATCGAGGCAGGCGACCTCTGTGCCCTCTCAGGCATCGACGACCTCGACATCGGCGACACCATCTGCGACCCCGATCATCCGGATCCGATGGACGCAGTCATCGTCGACGAGCCCACCATCTCCATGACTTTCCGCATCAACGACTCCCCGCTGAGCGGCAAGGACGGCCAATATGTCACCAGCCGCCAGATCCGTGCTCGCCTCGAACGTGAACTCGAACACAACGTCGCACTGCGCGTCGCGCCGGGCCGCGGGTCCGACGAGTTCGTCGTCTCGGGTCGCGGCGTTCTCCACCTGGGCATCCTTCTCGAAACCATGCGACGCGAAGGATTCGAACTCTCCATCGGGCGACCCATCGTCATCGAACGCGAGATCGATGGCGTCCTCTGCGAACCCGTCGAAGAAGTCGTCGTCGACTGCCCCGAAGCCACCGTCGGCTCGGTCATGCAGCTCGTCGGCGAACGCAAGGGAAACCTGCGCAAGATGGAAAGCCGAACCGACGGCATCGCACATTGCGTCTTTGAAATGACCAGCCGATCGCTCATCGGCCTGCGCGGACGCGTTCTCAACGCGACGCAGGGCGAAGCCATCATGCACCACACCTTCGAACGCTTCGAGCCTGTTTCATCAGAGCGACTTCGCCGCATCAATGGCGTCATGATCGCCACCGAAGGCGGACAGGTCACACACTACGCCTGCGAACTCCTGCATGAACGCGGCGTCCTCTTCGTACGCCCCGGCGATCAGGTCTACGCCGGCCAGGTCGTCGGCGAACACAACCGCGACACCGACATCCCCGTCAACATCTGCCGACTCAAGCACCTCTCCAACGTTCGTAACGCCAACAAGGAAGCGACCGTCACTCTCAAGGCCCCGCGCGAACTGAGCCTCGAACAGGCCCTCGAATATATCGAAGATGACGAACTCGTCGAACTCACACCCCGCGTTGTGCGCCTGCGCAAGGCCATCCTCGACGAAGGCACTCGCCGCCGCGCCGAACGATCGGCCCGAGACCGGGCAAACTCCTGA
- a CDS encoding HDIG domain-containing protein, protein MAMNVSDVAELFPNLMDIGDAALRQKVAAVWDEAIRTGCGGKGWSVEELRAVPFTLLAGEIDLRYIEHLNSCAKQCIAIAAVLSEVFGERVPINRDYLIAGALLADVGKPLEFDKDAGGKVIKGHFGDMLRHPFSGVALCYKHGIPAEVMHIVATHSHEGDKVQRSIESIIFHHADFVDFDIAKYLGKKA, encoded by the coding sequence ATGGCGATGAACGTGAGCGACGTGGCAGAACTGTTTCCCAACCTGATGGACATCGGCGATGCGGCTTTGCGCCAGAAGGTCGCGGCGGTGTGGGATGAAGCGATCAGGACCGGGTGCGGCGGTAAGGGCTGGAGCGTTGAAGAACTGCGGGCTGTGCCGTTCACGCTGCTGGCCGGGGAGATCGACCTGCGGTATATCGAGCACCTGAACTCGTGCGCGAAACAATGCATCGCGATCGCGGCGGTGCTGAGCGAAGTCTTCGGCGAGCGGGTGCCGATCAACCGGGATTACCTGATCGCCGGGGCGCTTCTGGCCGATGTGGGCAAGCCCCTCGAGTTTGACAAGGACGCCGGGGGCAAGGTCATCAAGGGACACTTCGGGGACATGCTGCGCCACCCGTTCAGCGGGGTGGCGCTGTGCTATAAGCATGGGATTCCGGCCGAGGTGATGCACATCGTCGCGACGCACAGCCACGAAGGCGACAAGGTGCAGCGGTCGATCGAGAGCATTATCTTTCACCACGCCGACTTCGTGGATTTTGACATTGCCAAATATCTGGGCAAGAAGGCTTAG
- a CDS encoding DUF3592 domain-containing protein, whose product MDFDAVHEFLRAYMPAAIALIFGGTGVVLFARIMYLAQAARHWPTTLGIIRRAELVWSPSPGSEPGGVWMPAIEYDYEVNGLLYTGKKISPVADTGYSVKDWSEAKIAPYAVGDSVQVHFDPVDPNRACLEITTDGLLIASILILVGVGFGIAQGLSSFG is encoded by the coding sequence ATGGACTTCGATGCGGTGCATGAGTTTCTCAGAGCGTACATGCCAGCAGCGATCGCACTGATCTTTGGCGGGACGGGCGTCGTCTTGTTCGCGCGCATCATGTACCTGGCACAAGCCGCCCGACACTGGCCGACGACGCTCGGCATCATCCGGCGCGCAGAACTCGTCTGGAGCCCATCTCCAGGCAGCGAGCCCGGCGGAGTCTGGATGCCCGCGATCGAATACGACTACGAAGTCAATGGCCTGCTTTACACCGGCAAGAAGATCTCGCCCGTCGCAGATACCGGCTATTCCGTCAAGGATTGGTCCGAGGCGAAAATCGCACCCTACGCGGTCGGCGACAGTGTCCAGGTGCATTTTGACCCGGTCGATCCAAATCGCGCCTGCCTCGAGATCACAACCGATGGCTTGCTGATCGCGTCAATTCTGATCCTCGTTGGCGTCGGATTCGGCATCGCTCAGGGTTTATCGTCGTTCGGCTGA
- a CDS encoding fucose isomerase, whose amino-acid sequence MTTPVQPFPPRTAVMIASGDSRLSANLACWAAQQHLEHDAARALATVGWSVQRGSPERWSDLEPHGFIFSQAHGRDVFENIHPDAPLIVVEAVWQYSQHVLAGLIRHRGPILILANWSGQWPGLVGALNLRGSLTKAGVRHSLLWSGNFSDPLFLTKLRQWCDTGSITHDLSHVAPLDPARLPDNARSLASRLAAELRLRPAIMGVFDEGCMGMFNAIIPDHLLHACSVYKERLSQSALVAAMHEVSAADARGVYDWLTSHGMRFNLGTDEATELTERQILEQCSMYIAAARLADRFGCDAVGIQYQLGLTGSCAASDLVEGMLNCSLRPPVRAVDGPNAGALIAEGRPIPHFNEVDECAGLDALLTDRVWSALGLASDNTLHDIRWSDRDHSGTTDAEVWVFEISGAVPASHFARGWADAVGERQPAMYFARGGSTVKGVSKPGHVVWSRIFVDGLAGMPGGKLVMDIGRLNAISLPPEETQRRWDATTSQWPIMHAVLHNVSRDQLMAAHQSNHIQVVYAPDAKTADAALAAKAALACELGIKVRLCGHAL is encoded by the coding sequence ATGACCACGCCCGTTCAGCCATTCCCGCCTCGTACCGCCGTCATGATCGCCAGCGGCGACAGTCGTCTCAGCGCCAACCTCGCATGCTGGGCCGCCCAGCAGCATCTCGAACACGATGCCGCTCGCGCCCTGGCAACGGTTGGATGGTCCGTCCAGCGCGGCAGCCCCGAACGCTGGTCCGACCTCGAGCCCCACGGCTTCATCTTCAGCCAGGCCCACGGCCGCGACGTCTTCGAGAACATACATCCCGATGCGCCCCTCATCGTCGTCGAAGCAGTCTGGCAGTATTCACAGCACGTTCTGGCCGGGCTCATCCGCCACCGCGGACCAATCCTTATTCTCGCCAACTGGTCCGGGCAGTGGCCCGGGCTTGTCGGCGCTCTCAACCTCCGCGGCTCACTCACCAAAGCCGGCGTCCGCCACTCCCTGCTCTGGAGCGGCAACTTCTCCGATCCACTCTTCCTGACCAAACTCCGCCAGTGGTGCGACACCGGCTCCATCACGCACGACCTCTCCCACGTCGCCCCGCTCGACCCGGCGCGCCTGCCCGACAACGCCCGCTCGCTCGCCTCGCGCCTGGCAGCCGAACTCCGCCTCCGTCCCGCGATCATGGGCGTCTTCGACGAAGGGTGCATGGGCATGTTCAACGCCATCATCCCCGATCACCTGCTCCATGCCTGCAGCGTCTACAAGGAACGCCTCAGCCAGTCCGCCCTCGTCGCCGCGATGCATGAAGTCTCGGCCGCCGACGCCCGCGGCGTCTATGACTGGCTCACCAGCCACGGCATGCGCTTCAACCTCGGCACCGACGAAGCCACCGAACTGACCGAGCGACAGATCCTCGAACAGTGCAGCATGTACATCGCCGCCGCGCGCCTCGCCGATCGCTTCGGCTGCGACGCTGTCGGCATCCAGTACCAGCTCGGCCTCACCGGTTCCTGCGCCGCCAGCGACCTCGTCGAAGGCATGCTCAACTGTTCGCTTCGTCCGCCCGTGCGTGCTGTGGACGGCCCCAACGCCGGCGCCCTCATCGCCGAAGGCCGCCCCATCCCCCACTTCAACGAAGTCGATGAATGTGCCGGCCTCGACGCGCTGCTGACCGATCGCGTCTGGTCCGCCCTTGGCCTGGCCTCCGACAACACGCTCCACGACATCCGCTGGTCCGACCGCGACCACTCGGGCACGACCGATGCCGAGGTCTGGGTCTTTGAGATCTCCGGCGCCGTGCCCGCGTCGCATTTTGCCCGAGGCTGGGCCGACGCCGTCGGCGAGCGCCAACCCGCGATGTACTTCGCCAGAGGTGGCAGCACCGTCAAAGGCGTCAGCAAGCCCGGCCACGTCGTCTGGAGCCGCATCTTCGTCGATGGCCTCGCCGGCATGCCCGGGGGCAAACTCGTGATGGACATCGGCCGCCTCAACGCCATCAGCCTCCCGCCCGAAGAAACCCAGCGCCGCTGGGACGCGACCACGAGTCAGTGGCCGATCATGCACGCCGTCCTCCATAACGTCTCGCGCGACCAGCTCATGGCTGCGCACCAGTCCAACCACATCCAGGTCGTTTACGCCCCGGACGCAAAGACCGCCGACGCCGCCCTGGCCGCCAAGGCTGCCCTTGCTTGCGAACTCGGCATCAAAGTCCGCCTCTGCGGGCACGCGCTCTAG